A window of Megalops cyprinoides isolate fMegCyp1 chromosome 13, fMegCyp1.pri, whole genome shotgun sequence genomic DNA:
TTccaaagaattaaataaaaactcacTGAGAGATAAAGGTATCtatatattcattattatcatcatattTCAAATTAGCCCGCACTGGAACGACCTTCATTTGCAATGTCAGGatgttaataaaatgtatgcCAACAGTCAGAAAGGTGAAATGGGTCAGAttcttttgaaataatgaaacaaaattgtACTTGAGCAACAAAGTATTTAGTAATATTAGAAAGTATTTATAGAATGCTTAACTGATCATTAGTTGCATCTTTAATGATCAGTCTGAAATGCAGCGCTGCCTTTCTAAGATGTTGTTTGGTTATGAGGCAGTTTGGTTGAAGAGCCTTTGAAACAGGGAAGTAACCAAACATTGGTAATGGCCCTCTTTGGTAGACCTTGACATTAAAATAGGAGCCTGCTTTGAAGGTCTAAGaccctcctctcttctctgacATGTACCTGTGGTGGTCagaaagcaaaacacacacattcagttctTGTGATGACTGTCCCATGATGACACCGcccccacaaacacagaatCCCCTTTGCAAATACAGAAATGGGAGAATGACATGTAGAAGGAAGCACTTGTGACTGATTGTGAGCTGTGATTGGTGTCTTGTAGGATCACATACTAGGTGGGAAGGAACTGAAACCTTTGTACtgcacagtttttaatttttttattttattatttttttttgagtgcCACTGAAGTGTGCCTGTCAGGAATCAATTCAGCAAAGTAGGtgctgcagcaacagcaaaatTGTTTATTGAGTAGTTTAATATGTATATGGCTGCATGTCTGCTGCATAATGAATGCACTTGTTGCTGAAGAGTTTATATAAGAGTTTATAtaattcacatttgttttgtatgtagCTGCTGAATTGTACTTTATTGAAAACTCTCAGCCATCACAAGCGCTAACGTCTCTGGAATGAGGAAGTGCACGGTACTTTTGGAAAGTTGTGTCAACGAATAGTCCATCGCGTTCGGACAGTTCTGTATTCACTCTCCTATGACAGATGAACCACCCAAATTGAACGTAAGTAGTTAATGATAACccatcattatcaccatcagAGTTTTACTTTATTGTGGAATGTGTCGTGTCGTGGGTTGTGTCGATTGTTTAACTTAGAAATACGGGAAGCACTTTtggttttagttttagttttattaaCTTACTTCAAGGGACTACAAGGAACACGTTTTTAACGATGCGCCATTCGTTACAGTTTTCGAATGTCCCGTTGAAACGATGCACTTAGAGAAGTTATTGTCTCCTGTTACACAATGACACACTAACAACACGTGGTTTTAATTCATATTGGTCATAACTTGATTATTGTCAGACAGGTGCTGTTTTACTCAGTTCTTCTGATTTCAGACCTTTCGCGTCTGATAAATCATTTCTAGTACATCAGAGCGAATTCATACTTTACGCCTCAGTGCAGTCTGTTGATTAAACatccatatttttttaaatagagaTAAAATTATGAGAGTGTAGGCTTATCAAGGATCGATTTTCGAGTATTTCCAAAAGCATCAGATTCATAGCTACTGCAGGAAATGTTACTCCAGTCCATGCGTATCAACAAGACCTTTTTTCATTTCGGTAAATGTAAAAGAAGTATTGTGAAAATCTTATTTCCCTCAGGATTAAGAAATATACTCAAAAATTACACGATTAAGAAATACGTATAAGAAATATGTTTCTTATCATGAAGAAATTGAGAGGTGAAAGATTTCCGGTTTCATTTCCCTGCAAATAGTATTACTTTTAAAAGTATgctacaaaaaggaaaaatgcatacatttgtcACCAAGATGGCATTGAGCTGTATTATATTTTCCATTCAATTTCAATCCACTTTAACTGATTTAATTAGTTAGACCCTtgctgtgaaatgcatgttgaaatattttgtatacTGTCCATTTGTTGCAAGTTTTTTGATCAAAAAGGTAGAAAATTTAAGTTAGTTATTTCCCTCAGTCTCCAAAGGCCCAGTTTACATgagaataaatatatatttatgctttAATGGTAATATGTCATTCAGAATTCCAGATGTGGATGTGAATGTTGACTGTCCCCTCCGCTTTGGCCCAGTGTTGACGCGGAGGCAGGTGCTGGAGGATGTGGGATGAGTGCGCAGAGGCTGGTCTGCGGGCAGAGGGAAGAGCTGCTGCAGGCACTGTGCTGCGGTGGAGCCGCTGAGGGGCTGGAGAGCGTGCTGGACCTGCTGCTGGCCTGGGATGTGCTGGTGTGGGAGGAATACCTGGGCCTGCGCACACTCGGCCGACCATTATGCGCCTGCGTCAGGGAGCTGCTGGACTTGGCGTGCGTCAGGGGAGAGTCTGCGTGCGCTCTGCTGCTCGCTGCGATCAGTCAGGTCCTCCCGGAGGCGCCAAAAGCAGGCCTCTCCTTTGGGGGTTATGAGCAGGGACTCACCCCACCTCTGGTGGGTGCAGACCCCAAGTCTGCTGCCCAGGGCTTGATGAGTGACAGGCCCAGCCTGGTGAGGAAGCTGAGGGGTGGCATCGCCGCTGCGCTGAAGGCCCTGCTGGAGTCTGGCAGTTTCACAGCCTATGACTGTGACGAGGTGCAGCTGTTGCTTTACACACCCTCACAGCAGGCAAGCAGTCCAACGGAACCGGCTTAACCactctgcattcacacacttATGGAAGGACTGCATCGAGAGCATACCTCTTCATCTAGGTTGTTTACCGCAAGGTCTTTGGTTCCCACGTGAAGTTAATCAGTTCTCTGCATTAGTGGATTTCCATACAGACTTTTATCACATGACAGTCAATTTCATGATATGATCTTGTGGGTAAATAGGCCTATAATCCAATTCAAAATAGTAAATAGTAATTCAAAAAgctggaaaaataaatgctatATTTTATGATACAGGCTAGACGGCTGCTGGATCTGGTGCATTCCAAAGGGGAAGCTGCAGCCGAGGTTCTGTTACAGCACATTCAGCAGAAAGAAGACTCCCCCACATTACCTGACAATGAGGAACATCCTGCAGGTACAGAAGCCCCCTCTATGAGTTCAGCACTATATatttggggcggcagtgtagcatagtggttaaggagcaggactcataaccaaaaggttgccggttcgatccccgctgggacactgctgctgtacccttgggcaaggtgcttaactcacaattgcctcagtaaatatccagctgtataaatggataacattgtgaagaactgtaacctatgtaagttgctttggataaaagcgtctgctaaatgaataaatgtaaatatttattcataagtGCTTACTGACTTGCCTGGAGTCTgttcccattttattttttaaatattaaccCAAAGTCACTAGATAAAGGATTTTTAAGTCTCCATCACAGTTAACTTTCAGCTCATCATTAAGTCAACCTGAGCTAATGTCGTTTATGCTCAAAGCTATTGATAAAATGCAAACCGTAGGCAAATTTTTATTTGCATCGATTGTGCCACAACTTGGCTTGTGAATTGTGATGTGCAACCATCCATTTCCACCCCTCTAGTGCAAGCCCTTTTGTTACGTCAGCACTGCCCTTTCATGTTGAAGGCTGTAGCATAAGTCACCGCTCCTGAGATGCATTGCATGATATTGTGTGTCCCGTTGCAGAGTGCCTGCTGTATCAGAAGAAGCTCCGCAGCACAATATCTGCTCAGTCACACTTCCTCGGCACTTATGGCGGCACGGGGACCCAGTCTTTGGATGAAATCTACACAGAGGCCCTTCTGGAGGTGGCCCAAGGCTCCGGCGAGGCCCAGCAGCCCCTCGGCCTGGAGGACATTCTGGGGCAAGCGGGGACGCTGAACGAGGAGGCGGACACGGTGCTGGTGTCGGGCGAGGCCGGCAGCGGGAAGAGCACTCTGCTGCAGAGGCTGCACCTGCTGTGGGCCAGGGGGGCGGCGCTGCAggacttcctcttcctcttcccgtTCAGCTGCCGCCGGCTGAGCACCGAGGAGCGGGAGCTCTCCCTCAGGGAGCTGCTCTTCCTGCACTGCTGCTGGCCCGACCGGGACCAGGACCTGCTCTTCCAGTTCATCCTGGACCACCCGCACCGGGTCCTCTTCACCTTCGACGGCATGGACGAGCTCAGGCTCTGCTTCTCGGACGAGCGGAGGCACTGCTGCCCCACCCAACCGGCTCTGGTTCCCACTCTGCTTTTCAACCTGCTGCAGGGGTCCCTCATGAAGGGCGTGCGGAAGCTGGTGACCAGTCGGCCCGAGGCGGTGAGCCCCTCGCTGAAGAGGTACCTCCACAAAGAGGTCGCGCTGAAGGGCTTCTCAGCCGATGGGATTGACTGCTTTGTGAGGAAGCACCATGGCGACCCCACCGTCGCTGCCTGCGTTCTGGATTCCCTGCGTGCTAACACAGCGTTGTTTGGGCTCTGTCACATCCCCGTCTTCTGCTGGATCGTCTCTCAGTGCAGCAGGGAGCTGCTGGGCTGTGGCGACGGCAGACCACAGACCATCACAGACATCTACCTCATGGTTCTGCAGCACTTCCTCCAGTGCCGTTCACCCCGTCGGCCAGCACCGAGCTTGTGCTGGGTGCAGGATCATGTGGGCACGTTGATGCGTTTGGGCCAGCTTGCTCTGGACGGCTTGGAGTCCTCTTCCTATGTGTTTTCCAGCATTGAGTTGCAGAGGTGTGGTGTAACAGAGGAGGACATCTGCACTGGGTTCTTAATTCAGAGTCATAACCTTTCCTCCccagaaagaaaacattacgAGTTCTTGCATGTCACTCTGCAGTGCTTTTTTGCCGCTGTCTTCATAGTCTTGAGCAACACCATTGACCAGTCAACCTTGGCAAAACTCTTTCGCCCTCAGCACAGACAAGACTCGATTCTGACTAGAGTGTGTCTGGGGTCATGCTTGTCTGCCAGCTCCAAGCAGGAGGGAGCACCTGAAGGGGGTGTAGAGGAAGCCGAAAGGCCCAACATGAGGATCACTGCCACTTTTGTGTCTGGGCTGTTGTCCCAGCGCCACCGCCATTTGCTCCTGCAGGTCTGCCCCGCCCCCGCCATGGACAGGAAGTGCCGGCAGGTGGTGAGGTGCCTGTCCAAGGGCATGCAGAAGCACTTCAGGTCCATCCCCCAGCCCGTGAAGGGCGAGAAGAAGAGCATGCATGCCATGCCGGGCTTCATCTGGCTCATTAAGTGCATCTATGAGATGCAGGAGAGCAGCATTGCTAGGGACGCCGTAGCCAACCTGGAAGTGGAGCACCTGAAGCTGACCTACCTGAACATCGGCCCGGTGGAGTGCACTGCCTTGGCCTACGTGCTCCAGCACCTGAGGAACCCCGTGGGGCTTCAGCTGGACTACAACTCAGTGGGTGATGTTGgtgtggagcagctgctgccctGCCTGGAAGTCTGTCACTCCATATAGTAAGAGAAAAAACACCCCAGCTCTCTGTTTTATATCAATATGTAACAGTTTGTCAAgtaataatgtacagtatcagtcaaatgtttggacacacctgattaagatagcgggaaacatgcattcaaagacattctgaTCTAAATgctgcttaaatgcttgaaatttgtttcttagacaaatacagATAGTGAATTTGCCTATGTATGaaatctttccaaaaaaaaaaaaccaaaatttaaaaagtattttttggctactttgaagaatctgtAGA
This region includes:
- the nod2 gene encoding nucleotide-binding oligomerization domain-containing protein 2, which translates into the protein MSAQRLVCGQREELLQALCCGGAAEGLESVLDLLLAWDVLVWEEYLGLRTLGRPLCACVRELLDLACVRGESACALLLAAISQVLPEAPKAGLSFGGYEQGLTPPLVGADPKSAAQGLMSDRPSLVRKLRGGIAAALKALLESGSFTAYDCDEVQLLLYTPSQQARRLLDLVHSKGEAAAEVLLQHIQQKEDSPTLPDNEEHPAECLLYQKKLRSTISAQSHFLGTYGGTGTQSLDEIYTEALLEVAQGSGEAQQPLGLEDILGQAGTLNEEADTVLVSGEAGSGKSTLLQRLHLLWARGAALQDFLFLFPFSCRRLSTEERELSLRELLFLHCCWPDRDQDLLFQFILDHPHRVLFTFDGMDELRLCFSDERRHCCPTQPALVPTLLFNLLQGSLMKGVRKLVTSRPEAVSPSLKRYLHKEVALKGFSADGIDCFVRKHHGDPTVAACVLDSLRANTALFGLCHIPVFCWIVSQCSRELLGCGDGRPQTITDIYLMVLQHFLQCRSPRRPAPSLCWVQDHVGTLMRLGQLALDGLESSSYVFSSIELQRCGVTEEDICTGFLIQSHNLSSPERKHYEFLHVTLQCFFAAVFIVLSNTIDQSTLAKLFRPQHRQDSILTRVCLGSCLSASSKQEGAPEGGVEEAERPNMRITATFVSGLLSQRHRHLLLQVCPAPAMDRKCRQVVRCLSKGMQKHFRSIPQPVKGEKKSMHAMPGFIWLIKCIYEMQESSIARDAVANLEVEHLKLTYLNIGPVECTALAYVLQHLRNPVGLQLDYNSVGDVGVEQLLPCLEVCHSIYLRNNNITDEGICKLIEKGVQCENFQKIALFNNKLTDACTKHFAELLKKRPDFLALRLGNNYITAAGAEHLAEGLKSCQSLQYLGLWGNKVRDRGAEALALALQSCSSLVWLSLVDNGIGSTGAHALAELIKNSNTLEELWLTKNCITREGVEYLLQALEKNTSVKSVWLKGNDLSPEEVEEFTQREKRLIF